In Opisthocomus hoazin isolate bOpiHoa1 chromosome 36, bOpiHoa1.hap1, whole genome shotgun sequence, the DNA window ctgcagtctgcctgtggtggtctctgtgctttcagaaggaaggacaagcgtcttgctcttccaactaccttgaccttttcacaagaaccgcttggcacctctttgctgctctctcctgcctccttcatgctctcgaaaatctcttttacagcttcaccagccctctggctatttcaatctgggagacccatgctgccgcctgctgagcacggaatacaacagcctgcatgacccgcatctgcgggcctaccaccaacggaagaaccacctgcacaggctgaagacagaaggtcgcgtcaccggggacagcagagtgagtaggtttggacggcgggctgatgcaaacagccctcaccaagcgggcttcccagagtgcttgcggcagccgcctgttcctgccggagggcccagggctgtggggctggcttccctgccagcagaagtagcgccagcctccgtctgccacttgccactcctgctcttctcaggctgccccgcgctgcccgggtcttgaggaggcagccggtgcgaggcctggcgctgggctcaggagcaccgctcagccctgcctggcggctgtcaggggccccaccaccgcggagggcacgccaggggaggccaggggaggccaggggagggtgtgcagaggaccagctcccctcccgctgcctttgggctgttttggggaaggcagtctacgtagctggcctgacggttcttggggcacttctccccttgtctctccataggtggtttgcactttgaaggagttcaatgactacaggcactatctgagcacgctgaagctggaggcagtgaaaatgtccatgcgagagcaggtaggcaaagcgcagtgtctgtagacacctgtcagcggcacggggccgagggctggggcttcacttgcagcatcttgggcaggcggtcggtgcagaagagctgagggctgtgctgctgggccgggtgctgctgctagctgagctagcgcagggtgcaggggtgggcacgggcgggaaagtcccgcgcaagcatggcgagtcccgtgggtcgcacttctcttctgcccttgtcgggttgcagaagccgagcgctgtccttggcccgcgggatgcctcagca includes these proteins:
- the LOC142365328 gene encoding fibrous sheath-interacting protein 2-like — its product is MQTGNLHQPSGYFNLGDPCCRLLSTEYNSLHDPHLRAYHQRKNHLHRLKTEGRVTGDSRVVCTLKEFNDYRHYLSTLKLEAVKMSMREQFQEQLDKSNGGCALPGRTDVPPLLERRLQQERKRLPGGQRKRRQR